One window of Marinobacterium aestuarii genomic DNA carries:
- the istA gene encoding IS21 family transposase codes for MPAKRITMRKIRDVLRLRLAAGLSIRQIKDSTKISVGAIQKLLHKADELGLAWPLPDELDDSQLARLFYPSADTAPSTRYQVPDWSALHQELKRKGMTKQLLWEEYTQQYPNRCYSYSQFCDRYRHWCGQQKRSMRQTHRAGEKCFVDYCGPTVPIICASTGEVHQAQVFVAVLGASNYTYAEATLSQSLPDWLGSHVRMLEYFGGATEIVVPDNLRSGVSRACRYDPDLNPSYQHWAEHYQVAVVPARPYRPKDKAKAEVGVQIVERWILARLRHHSFFSLAEVNQCIRALLEELNQKPFKQLPGNRRQAFEQLDRSALRPLPSHPYRYVAIKPVKVNIDYHVQYQQHHYSVPHQYVGETLELHASDTLITLYFRQRPVASHPRKHRPGTTTEASHMPKRHQKQQQWTPGRLKNWAKDMGPEVLVWVAEQLAAKAHPEQAYRVCLGLLNLSRDYPATRLDAACGIANREGLIRLKQIKSILHSNRDRVPEPVNLQTELSQQHENIRGPHSFH; via the coding sequence ATGCCGGCTAAGAGGATCACAATGCGTAAAATCCGAGACGTTCTCCGCTTGCGGCTTGCCGCCGGGCTGTCGATCCGACAGATCAAGGACAGCACCAAAATCAGTGTCGGGGCCATCCAGAAGCTGCTGCACAAAGCCGATGAGCTCGGGCTTGCCTGGCCCTTGCCCGACGAGCTGGACGACAGCCAGTTGGCGCGGCTGTTCTATCCCAGTGCCGACACAGCTCCCTCGACCCGTTACCAGGTCCCCGACTGGTCTGCCCTCCATCAGGAACTCAAGCGCAAGGGCATGACCAAGCAGCTGCTGTGGGAGGAGTACACCCAGCAGTATCCCAACCGCTGTTACAGCTACTCCCAGTTCTGCGACCGTTACCGCCATTGGTGCGGTCAGCAGAAGCGGTCGATGCGCCAGACGCACCGGGCCGGCGAGAAGTGCTTCGTCGACTACTGCGGGCCGACGGTGCCCATCATCTGCGCCAGCACCGGCGAGGTGCACCAGGCGCAGGTGTTTGTGGCGGTGCTCGGGGCCTCCAACTACACCTATGCCGAAGCGACCCTGAGCCAGTCACTGCCGGACTGGCTGGGCAGTCATGTGCGGATGCTGGAGTACTTTGGCGGAGCCACCGAGATCGTGGTGCCCGACAACCTCCGCAGCGGTGTCAGCCGGGCCTGTCGCTACGACCCGGACCTGAACCCGAGTTACCAGCACTGGGCCGAGCATTACCAGGTCGCGGTGGTGCCGGCGCGCCCGTACCGGCCGAAAGACAAAGCCAAGGCCGAAGTTGGTGTGCAGATCGTCGAGCGCTGGATCCTGGCCCGCCTGCGCCACCACAGCTTCTTCTCGCTGGCCGAGGTCAACCAGTGTATCCGCGCCTTGCTGGAGGAGCTGAACCAGAAACCGTTCAAGCAACTGCCGGGCAATCGTCGGCAGGCCTTCGAACAGCTGGACCGGTCGGCGCTGCGGCCGCTACCCAGTCATCCCTACCGCTATGTGGCGATCAAGCCGGTCAAGGTCAACATCGACTACCACGTCCAGTACCAGCAACATCACTACTCGGTACCGCACCAATACGTGGGCGAGACCCTGGAACTGCATGCCAGCGACACCTTGATCACCCTGTACTTCCGGCAACGGCCGGTCGCCTCCCACCCGCGCAAGCACCGGCCCGGCACCACGACTGAGGCCAGTCACATGCCCAAACGCCACCAGAAACAGCAGCAGTGGACGCCCGGCCGACTCAAAAACTGGGCCAAGGACATGGGCCCCGAGGTGCTGGTCTGGGTGGCCGAGCAGCTGGCAGCCAAGGCCCATCCCGAGCAGGCCTACCGGGTCTGCCTGGGGCTGCTCAACCTCAGCCGGGACTATCCGGCCACACGGCTGGACGCCGCCTGCGGCATCGCCAACCGGGAAGGCCTGATCCGTCTGAAGCAGATCAAATCGATCCTGCACAGCAACCGTGACCGGGTGCCGGAGCCGGTCAACCTCCAGACCGAGCTGTCCCAGCAGCACGAAAACATCCGTGGCCCCCACAGCTTCCACTAA
- the istB gene encoding IS21-like element helper ATPase IstB — MSTQTLAQLRHLKLGGMARALQTQLEQVGTYEGLPFIERLGLLVEQESLSRDHRKQERLVRQARFKLSATVQDIDYQHPRNVSQAQVARLAQGDWIERAQNLLITGPCGSGKTYLACALGHSACLRGYSVRYYRLSRLLLELTQAKADGSYHALLKQLAKVQLLQIDDWGLEPLKPAHRNDLMEIMDDRHGQTSTLVISQLPTDQWYASIGDNTLADAILDRLMHNAHRLQLKGESMRKILGQLTEDEHLS, encoded by the coding sequence ATGAGCACTCAGACTCTGGCGCAGCTGCGCCACCTCAAACTCGGCGGCATGGCCCGCGCCCTGCAAACCCAGCTGGAACAGGTCGGCACCTATGAGGGACTGCCGTTTATCGAGCGGCTCGGCCTGCTGGTCGAGCAGGAAAGCCTGAGCCGGGACCACCGCAAGCAGGAGCGCCTGGTACGGCAGGCACGCTTCAAGCTCAGCGCCACCGTGCAGGACATCGACTACCAGCATCCGCGTAACGTCAGTCAGGCCCAAGTCGCCCGGTTGGCGCAGGGGGACTGGATCGAGCGGGCCCAGAACCTGCTGATCACCGGACCCTGCGGCAGCGGCAAGACCTACCTGGCCTGTGCGTTGGGCCACAGCGCCTGCCTGCGGGGCTACAGTGTCCGCTATTACCGGCTCTCGCGCCTGCTGCTGGAACTGACTCAGGCCAAGGCGGACGGCAGCTACCACGCGCTTCTCAAGCAGCTGGCGAAGGTCCAGCTGCTACAGATCGACGACTGGGGACTGGAGCCACTGAAGCCGGCCCACCGCAACGATCTGATGGAGATCATGGACGACCGCCACGGTCAGACCTCGACGCTGGTGATCAGCCAGTTGCCGACCGATCAGTGGTACGCCAGCATCGGCGACAACACCCTGGCGGATGCTATCCTGGACCGGCTGATGCACAACGCGCACCGCCTTCAGTTGAAGGGCGAGTCGATGCGAAAAATCCTCGGGCAGTTGACCGAAGATGAACACCTGAGCTAA
- a CDS encoding agmatinase, which produces MSENTYEKGRLNLPFVGFCTFGKNRTCEDWDNIKADVAFMGAPFDCGTQWRSGARMGPRSIREASTLFSFGHSGAYSYEDDVMYLEGVDIVDIGDADMVHTNTEKSHANIEYGVRKILESGALPVIVGGDHSVNAPCIRAFEGRGPMHIIQIDAHLDFVDERHGVRFGHGNPLRRASEQEFITGMTQLGIRNVSSSNRADHKEAESVGSTILSVRDVRRLGTQGVLDLIPKGVNYYITIDIDGFDPSIAPGTGTPSHGGFTYYEVMEVLQGVALSGEVVGIDLCEVAPDYDQTGSTSVLAAQVLMNLIGYVFHGRQLRQQG; this is translated from the coding sequence ATGAGCGAAAATACCTACGAAAAGGGCCGTTTGAACCTGCCGTTTGTCGGATTCTGCACCTTTGGCAAGAACCGTACCTGCGAAGACTGGGACAACATCAAGGCTGACGTGGCGTTCATGGGCGCACCCTTCGACTGCGGTACCCAGTGGCGTTCCGGTGCCCGCATGGGACCGCGTTCCATTCGCGAGGCGTCCACGCTGTTCTCCTTCGGTCATAGCGGTGCCTACTCCTATGAAGACGACGTCATGTACCTCGAAGGCGTTGATATTGTCGATATCGGTGATGCCGACATGGTGCACACCAACACCGAGAAGAGCCATGCCAACATCGAATACGGTGTGCGCAAGATCCTCGAGTCCGGCGCGCTGCCGGTGATTGTGGGCGGTGATCACTCCGTCAACGCGCCCTGCATCCGTGCCTTTGAAGGCCGCGGTCCGATGCACATCATCCAGATCGATGCCCACCTGGACTTCGTCGACGAGCGCCACGGTGTGCGTTTTGGCCACGGCAACCCGCTTCGTCGTGCCTCCGAGCAGGAATTTATTACCGGCATGACCCAGCTGGGCATCCGCAATGTGTCCTCGTCCAACCGCGCTGACCACAAGGAAGCCGAGTCTGTAGGTTCGACCATACTGTCGGTGCGCGACGTGCGCCGTTTGGGTACCCAGGGCGTACTGGACCTGATTCCCAAGGGCGTGAATTACTACATCACCATCGATATCGACGGTTTCGATCCGTCCATCGCACCGGGCACGGGCACTCCGAGCCACGGTGGCTTTACCTACTACGAAGTGATGGAAGTGCTGCAGGGCGTGGCGCTCAGCGGCGAAGTGGTCGGTATCGACCTGTGTGAAGTAGCGCCGGACTACGACCAGACCGGTTCGACCAGCGTCCTTGCCGCCCAGGTACTGATGAACCTGATCGGCTATGTCTTCCACGGCCGCCAGCTGCGCCAGCAGGGTTAG
- a CDS encoding TerB family tellurite resistance protein: MLNRLKAALTEVFQLGDTNAGVVPQDEVSLASAALMVEVIACDYEDRPQEREALLAIVQRSFGLNAADAAQLLQQAEKAHQQSTDYFRFTSRLNEICTPREKVALIENLWHIAFADGELHHYEEHVIRRIADLIYVSHGDFIAAKLRAETPS; this comes from the coding sequence ATGCTGAACAGACTTAAAGCCGCGTTGACCGAGGTGTTTCAGCTGGGGGACACAAACGCTGGCGTGGTGCCGCAAGACGAAGTTTCCCTGGCATCGGCAGCGCTGATGGTAGAGGTGATTGCGTGCGACTACGAAGACCGGCCGCAGGAGCGGGAGGCATTACTGGCGATCGTGCAGCGCAGTTTCGGGCTCAATGCCGCAGACGCCGCGCAACTGCTGCAGCAAGCTGAAAAAGCACATCAGCAGTCCACCGACTACTTTCGTTTTACCTCACGCCTCAACGAGATCTGCACGCCGCGGGAAAAGGTGGCGCTGATCGAAAATCTTTGGCACATCGCCTTCGCCGACGGTGAACTGCATCATTACGAAGAGCATGTCATTCGCCGCATCGCCGACCTGATTTATGTGTCCCACGGGGACTTTATAGCCGCAAAACTCCGGGCCGAAACGCCGAGCTGA
- the ltrA gene encoding group II intron reverse transcriptase/maturase gives MTLNIADTAAEKALLTDADGGRNPSESPAEAMPVTAETDALPSGADVDLMSAVLARGNMLRAFDRVRRNKGAPGVDGMTVAALKPYLQRHWPQIKQLLLDGRYRPQPVRKVEIPKPGGGVRMLGIPSVLDRLIQQALHQVLSPVFEPMFSAHSYGFRPGRSAAQAVQQARTYMEEGRRWVVDVDLEQFFDCVNHDILMSRVARRVKDKGVLKLIRAYLQAGILEGGIVAARQEGTPQGGPLSPLLSNILLTDLDRELERRGHRFCRYADDCNIYVHSQRAGERVLASLTGFLETRLKLKVNRAKSAVDRPWKRSFLGYTVDTRQRNIRLKVAEKPLERLKSALKLAFRKGRGRKIYRTVEMLSPKLRGWVNYFRHADVKGVFEQLDGWIRRHLRKILWRQWKRPFAYSGEDEHRFRTNVNT, from the coding sequence ATGACCCTGAACATCGCAGATACAGCCGCTGAAAAGGCGCTGCTCACCGACGCGGATGGCGGGCGGAACCCGTCAGAGTCCCCGGCTGAGGCGATGCCGGTCACAGCGGAGACAGACGCACTTCCGAGCGGGGCCGATGTCGATCTGATGTCGGCGGTACTGGCGCGTGGCAATATGCTGCGGGCCTTCGATCGGGTGCGCCGCAACAAGGGCGCCCCCGGGGTTGATGGCATGACAGTGGCGGCGCTCAAGCCCTACCTGCAACGTCATTGGCCCCAGATCAAACAGCTACTGCTGGACGGGCGTTACCGTCCGCAACCGGTGCGCAAAGTGGAGATCCCCAAGCCCGGTGGCGGTGTCCGTATGCTGGGCATTCCCAGTGTCCTCGACCGCCTGATCCAGCAGGCATTGCATCAGGTACTGAGCCCAGTGTTCGAGCCGATGTTCTCGGCGCACAGCTACGGCTTCCGTCCGGGCCGCAGTGCCGCGCAAGCGGTCCAGCAAGCCCGTACTTATATGGAAGAAGGTCGCCGCTGGGTGGTCGACGTCGACCTGGAGCAGTTCTTTGACTGTGTGAACCACGACATCCTGATGTCCCGGGTTGCACGCAGGGTCAAGGACAAAGGGGTGCTGAAGCTGATCCGGGCCTATCTTCAGGCCGGCATTCTTGAGGGTGGGATAGTGGCAGCGCGGCAGGAAGGCACGCCGCAAGGCGGCCCGCTCTCGCCGCTGCTGTCCAATATCCTGTTGACCGATCTGGATCGGGAACTGGAGCGCAGAGGGCATCGCTTCTGTCGTTACGCGGATGACTGCAACATCTATGTGCATAGTCAGCGAGCCGGCGAGCGTGTTCTGGCTTCTTTGACCGGATTCCTCGAGACGCGCCTAAAGCTCAAGGTAAACCGTGCCAAGAGCGCGGTGGACCGGCCATGGAAGCGCAGCTTCCTCGGTTATACGGTCGACACGCGCCAGCGGAATATCCGCTTGAAGGTCGCCGAAAAACCACTTGAACGGCTGAAGAGCGCCTTGAAGCTGGCGTTCCGCAAAGGCCGGGGACGGAAGATCTACCGGACGGTGGAGATGCTGTCCCCGAAACTGCGGGGCTGGGTGAACTACTTCCGACATGCGGACGTGAAGGGGGTCTTTGAGCAGCTGGACGGCTGGATCCGCCGCCACCTGCGCAAGATCCTGTGGCGTCAGTGGAAGCGCCCGTTTGCGTATTCCGGCGAAGATGAACACCGATTCCGGACGAACGTGAACACCTGA
- a CDS encoding LysR family transcriptional regulator — translation MSAYSMKHMQTFCTVVEYGGFVGAQSALGMSQPAISTHIRDFEIRLGFPLCLRGRSGFSLTEKGEVVYRRCREMLNSISDFEADLGELRNTLTGTLRVGLVDNVITNQTLPIADAIHRFYSRPNDVSIKLLVLAPEDLERELLTGNIHLAIGLFQNRSTAVTYRHLCYEQHSFYCGRRHPLFGLPDEQVSIETIRQYPISSRTYLQHADLQNIKKSRNVAFVSNMEAQAILITSGSFLGFLPSHYAQQWVESGDMRAFDHLDLCWNSEFSLAVRASPAPQNIVQVFVKDIEAALEAQAQT, via the coding sequence GATGAAGCATATGCAGACCTTTTGTACGGTCGTAGAGTATGGCGGCTTCGTGGGCGCGCAGTCTGCGCTGGGCATGAGTCAGCCGGCCATCAGTACCCATATCCGCGATTTCGAGATCCGGCTGGGTTTCCCGCTGTGCCTGCGGGGTCGCAGTGGCTTTAGCCTGACTGAAAAAGGCGAGGTCGTGTACCGTCGCTGTCGGGAGATGCTCAATTCCATCTCGGATTTTGAAGCCGACCTGGGTGAGCTGCGCAATACCCTGACGGGAACCCTGCGGGTGGGGCTGGTCGACAACGTCATTACCAACCAGACGCTGCCGATCGCCGATGCGATCCACCGTTTCTACAGCCGGCCGAACGATGTCTCGATCAAGCTGCTGGTGCTGGCGCCGGAAGATCTTGAGCGCGAGCTGCTGACCGGCAATATCCACCTGGCCATAGGGTTGTTTCAGAACCGCAGTACGGCGGTGACCTATCGGCATCTGTGTTACGAGCAGCACAGTTTCTACTGTGGCCGCCGGCATCCCCTGTTCGGGTTGCCGGATGAGCAGGTCAGCATCGAGACCATCCGGCAGTATCCGATTTCGTCCCGCACCTATCTGCAGCATGCCGATCTGCAGAACATCAAGAAGAGCCGCAATGTGGCTTTTGTTTCCAATATGGAGGCCCAGGCGATACTGATCACCAGCGGCAGTTTTCTCGGCTTTCTGCCCAGCCACTATGCCCAGCAGTGGGTCGAATCCGGCGACATGCGCGCCTTTGATCACCTGGATCTGTGCTGGAACTCCGAGTTCAGCCTGGCGGTGCGGGCATCGCCGGCGCCGCAGAATATTGTGCAGGTCTTCGTCAAGGATATCGAAGCGGCGCTGGAGGCGCAGGCGCAGACTTGA
- a CDS encoding DUF262 domain-containing protein, with protein MSNITFDRQTVNQALQNKYSLPTYQRDYKWTEKQFRELLTDLQGAFLDNYSSDHGRKDVGSYEDYFLGTIITTSVADGVKSIIDGQQRLTTITLLLSWFQRKKLTDPSLSLADLDSLIRRELWGDKDYNLSFDGPRAQLFNLLLDASVKDQDLSSNVESVQGLDQSGKRLFDLFGSIENYLDSQILEGLLPFFSDFVVNKVLLTEIGVPSEQDAHRVFVTMNDRGLKLSPIDLLKGYLLSNINDDQANSESHEHWIETVSGLKKISSEEDSQFLKTWLRSQYGESIRGKSRGDSPGDFEVIGDSYHRWLIDNRERIGLSNSDDFQQLISETMPFYAKIYTKVKAAESGWSTAFPHLFYNGSRNLTLQAMLILASIKIGDTSADVNTKIKLVSFFLDVFATSRVISGKDNTYDNVRDSIFYFAKKIRNLDVDSLRSTLKDEASKYVGDINNVAELSYGRAKRQDILHILGRFGEFLENICSQTNSVRFSGYIDRSLGAKTFDIEHILSEVIEESKADASEDWDFSNDSNYLQRRNYLGGLVLLPRGRNRSLKCKPYSQKLGVYATENVLCQSLTAQFFENNPSAREGLIQAGISVNSIAKFGDAAITERGELYQQVAKTIWSTSKFDTV; from the coding sequence ATGAGCAACATCACTTTTGACCGCCAGACGGTGAATCAGGCGCTTCAGAATAAATACAGCCTACCTACGTACCAAAGAGACTACAAATGGACAGAGAAGCAGTTCAGAGAGCTTCTTACGGACCTCCAAGGAGCTTTTCTAGATAACTATTCCTCTGATCACGGGCGTAAAGATGTCGGCTCCTATGAAGACTATTTTCTAGGAACCATTATAACCACTTCGGTGGCAGATGGAGTAAAGTCAATTATCGACGGTCAGCAGCGTCTGACTACCATCACACTCCTTTTGTCTTGGTTCCAACGGAAGAAATTGACTGACCCTTCGCTTAGCCTTGCGGATCTGGACAGCCTCATTCGCAGGGAGTTATGGGGAGATAAGGATTACAATCTATCATTTGATGGACCTAGAGCACAGTTATTCAACCTGCTTCTCGATGCTTCGGTGAAGGATCAAGATTTATCGTCCAATGTGGAGTCAGTTCAAGGCCTAGATCAGAGCGGAAAGCGCCTCTTTGATCTTTTTGGAAGTATAGAGAACTATCTGGATAGCCAGATACTTGAGGGATTACTTCCATTCTTTTCTGACTTTGTTGTGAACAAAGTTCTTCTTACTGAGATAGGCGTTCCTAGTGAGCAAGATGCTCATAGGGTGTTCGTAACAATGAATGACAGAGGCCTAAAGCTCAGCCCTATAGATCTACTCAAAGGCTATCTTCTGTCCAATATAAATGACGACCAAGCGAACTCTGAGTCGCATGAACACTGGATCGAAACCGTTAGCGGTCTTAAGAAAATATCGTCAGAAGAAGATAGTCAATTTTTGAAAACTTGGCTTAGATCTCAATATGGTGAATCGATTCGTGGTAAAAGCCGTGGGGATTCTCCAGGAGACTTTGAGGTGATAGGTGATTCGTATCATCGCTGGTTGATTGATAACCGCGAGCGTATTGGGCTTAGTAATAGTGATGACTTTCAACAGTTGATATCGGAAACAATGCCATTTTATGCAAAAATATATACGAAAGTAAAGGCAGCCGAATCAGGCTGGTCTACCGCCTTTCCCCATTTATTCTATAACGGATCCAGAAACCTAACCTTGCAAGCAATGTTAATACTCGCATCAATAAAAATAGGGGATACAAGTGCTGACGTAAATACAAAAATAAAGCTTGTCTCTTTTTTTCTAGATGTTTTTGCTACGAGCCGAGTGATAAGTGGCAAAGATAATACGTACGATAACGTAAGAGACAGCATATTTTATTTCGCTAAAAAAATACGAAATCTTGATGTTGATAGTCTTCGGTCTACATTGAAAGACGAGGCCAGTAAGTACGTAGGCGATATAAATAATGTTGCGGAATTATCATATGGAAGAGCAAAACGGCAAGATATTCTGCACATATTGGGTCGCTTCGGAGAGTTTTTAGAAAACATCTGTTCCCAAACTAACTCTGTTAGATTTTCTGGCTATATAGATCGCTCTCTAGGAGCAAAAACTTTCGATATAGAGCATATATTATCTGAAGTCATTGAAGAATCTAAGGCCGATGCTAGTGAAGACTGGGATTTTTCAAATGACTCAAATTATTTACAAAGAAGAAATTATCTCGGAGGGTTAGTCCTTCTCCCTCGGGGGCGTAACAGATCTCTAAAATGTAAACCTTACTCCCAGAAACTAGGTGTCTATGCGACGGAGAATGTTCTTTGCCAGAGTCTGACGGCTCAGTTCTTTGAGAACAACCCTTCTGCGCGCGAAGGATTGATTCAGGCGGGGATATCTGTAAATTCAATCGCGAAATTTGGTGATGCAGCGATCACAGAGCGCGGAGAACTTTACCAACAGGTTGCCAAGACTATCTGGTCCACTTCGAAATTTGACACAGTTTAA